The region ATATGTGCAATATTAATTTAGGATGATTTGGCACAGATGTTATCAAAATCACCCTCTTACCTGCCAACTCCACCAAATTTTCCAGTGCTTGGAAATTTTCTTCCCCTGATGTGTGGAATTTTATTGTAATGTTCtctgtgccttttttccctcagatgTTTTATCCAGTTACTAATCCTGCATATGGCTTCTTCCTCTATCAACTATCTGAGCTAAAAGAATACTTCATGACAATCACTGAGAGAAAAGCAGCCTCTGAAGATACTGATGTGATTAGGTGTGAGCCCAAGAACTTGTGCTGAGTGCTACAAGAGCACTTTATAACCACAGTAAATCAGTAAGTTTGGGCTAGACAACATGGCAGAGAAGTGATGTGAAATATGAGTTGGGGAAGAATGCAAAAGAGGGAAGTGAAAAGGCGTATTTAAAACTGgattttcattttccagtgtTGCCAAAGTGTGAGTTAACCAGACACCTTTTCTTTTCTGACTCTGAATTTTCTCCCTTACTTCAATATTGTGCTGCTAACACACAACTGCAGAGCAAAACGTGCAGATATGAGCACTCTCTGTGCCTCAGGCCTGTGAAAAGCCATTGTAACACAGCACTAAATTTGAACTAATGCACCCTGTCCCTCAGCAAGGGCTAATAGCTCAGGATTGGCTTCATGCTAACAGCTTTTGAGCTGTCTGGAATGGAGGCAAAGTCAGTTTTATCTTCCCACAATGTACTTTGTGGAGCTATCCATATTGGGTCTAATTTGGAAGAAGCATTGAAAGCTTTCTTAATACGACTGTGCCACACACCAACAAAAAGCAAAGTGCATTGCAAAGGAGGGAAGCATCACTGCCCATATTTCATGATATGCAGTATTAGGACAAGAAAAAGCAACCCAGTGGTCAGGTCTGGAGTATGATTCAGGTCTCCATTGCCTTATCCATGAGAAATATTGTGATTCTAACTGGAAACTGCAGGATTGTTCGTATTCTCCACTAATATTCAATCCTCTAATTCTTTATATTAAATCCTGTGTTTATCAACAAATGGATAAGTTACAAACCCTACAGTGAGCTCTCCACAGCCTGATTTTTTCCTAGTTTAATACCAACAGAATCAAAGCAGAATTATGTCAATCTGTTGTGAAAATGtgcataatttttatttctgtaaattgGAGTAAGCAATAGCAGTGCCCCAATAAAAATATGCATTGGTCATCACACATCAAGTTTCATATCTTTACATAGAAAGTGAAGGAAAATCTCCCAGTTTCCTCTAAATATGCGTTGGTTACAAATTAATTAATGTTCCAATTAATTGAAAGAAGTTGATTGTACCCAATTCACAATGTCCTGCGTTGCTCTGTCTACCTTTGTGCTTAACTTTATTTTCCAAAAACATGATTTAACATTAATGACACATCGTAGCCCAGAATTCAAGTCTGTTTTCgcttgttttccttctgtggCATTGTATTAGTTTGGATTTGCACGTTTCAGGTTGCTTCACAGATGGAGCAATAATTCTGCTGTTTAGAAAGATGTGCTGCCATCGGGTGGCCCACATTAAGAAgtgcaaaaaagcaaaacagcttttaaaagaaaaactgggAAACAGGTAAGTATCTGTATTTGTTATCATGAATTAGATGAATTATAAATATCTATTATATATGCACAAATCTGTGGGGTTAACAGTGCTAATGGAATCAGTTATATTGATTCAATCCTGTTCATTTTCAGCTCAAGAAGTCCTTTCCAACAAGCACAAAGGGATGAAAACACACAAGTCTCCAAGCCACTTTTGATCAGCCCCCAATTCCAACATTATCTGCTTTTGTACTCATTTCTGTATCTGTTTAtctctttgtttttcctctaaATCTTTACAAAAGTTGTTTTTGTACAGGCTGCATTGCTCTCCTTccccacaaacacacacacaaacactccTACCCAAAACATCAGCCAGCCCAGGCACTCTGCCCACACAGCTCTCACTCCTGCAGGAGTTCACACGAAGCTTCGTTTCAGAAATGGGTTTGGTTTAAAGCCTCTTCTTTTTTATTCCTACATTTGACCCAGAGGAAAGAGACTTAGAGTTGAAATAGCTGCATCTAACACCAGCAGAAGTCCACAATGGCCAAGTTAGAAACACTGCAGTGCATTCATGCAGTTTAAGTTTCACTAGTTTAATATCTACAAAATAAGCAGATTCATGTCAATCCATTGTGAAAATGTGCAAATTTTCACCTCTGAATGTTGAAATATTAACAGACCCTCTACAAACACATCACACATCATGTTACACATCCTTacacagaaaatgaaaggaaaagcagaagcaaaagaaaaggttCCTAAAGATCATTTCCTGTATAACAGCCCATCTATAATAGATCATTTCCTGTATTACAGCCCATCTATAATAGATCTGTAAATCCTTGCACACAAGGAGTGTGATTCAAAAGCTGTCCTCTGCAGTGCACGCCCTCAAAGCAAACCTGCATGTCACAGCACCATGAGCTGTCTGCTGCTCTGAGATCCTGTGTGCCAAGTGCCAGTTAGGTGATGCTGCAGTCTGCTACTTTATATTGAATAAAGGCAAGAACTTTGTAAGCCTTGCCTGTGGGCTTCAACAGACTATTTGGGAATAGAGCTTAAAGATATGTTTGGACCGATCCCTTCTTTGGTGAAAGTTTagtgggtttgttttgggaAAACTTAGAAAGTTTTAATTGACTTTTATAATCATTGAAGACCTTTGGAATCTTTTATGAATGGAAATCTGTGTAGTATTTTACTCAGGTACTCACTTCCTTTGTGCAGAAAGAGCCTGCTCCTGTGGTACAGTAAGAGATGaaataaatatacatttaaCTAAATGGATATAATGGAATGTCATACATTAAAAGATTCTCTGTGATGCTTTTTCAGCTTCCATATAAAGAAAGGTAAATCTATGAAGTAATGATATCTGTTTTCTAAGTCTTTGCATTTTATGCTtggttgattttgttttttaagaaaatgtgaGTTTCGGCTGAAATTTTTACCCTTCAAAGGCCtttctttgtttaatttcatGTGGACTTTCTGTTGTCTAATTAGGTAAGAACATAGACTACAATCTTTTTCTTACTGGGATAAACTTACAGCATctcatatttattttctgtttggcaTTTACTGTCATGAAACTTGTGGGTGCCTAATTTTCTTTGACAATTTTACCTTACTCTCGAACTTGTTAGAAATGACCATGTATTGGAAAATGCTGTGGGTGAGAGGTAAATGGAACAGGGTGATGCATGGAAAAGGCTGTTGTAAGTCTCTAGTGTGTATCACTGTGCTCAAGTTCTTGGTTACTTGATATTTAAGTGTTTAGAATACGTGGACAAACATAAAAAGCTCAATTTATATCCACGAATTAGAAGACAATTTCAagataaaaaaatctcatttgtgATTTAATAATTGGCAATGTTGTGCTAGATGGAGGGTGGAATAAGCTCAACAACCAGCTTTCATTCAGATGAACTTTAAATGTCAAAATATCCCATGATAAATTTGCATGTGCTTGGTTTTCAGTGTTTTGGAAACTGTCCACtgacctttttaaaaattgtgacACTGGTTTGCCTTTGGAAGAATTGGTTAAATATACTCCAAGAGCCAGCAATTCAATGAAAATCTATATGCAATTATTGCTAATGGCAGactttcatttctatttttaaaataaacatcacTCAAACTAAAATCtaaacagaaagaaacaagaatcaGAGTCTCATCAACCTCTACTGGCTGTAGTCTTGTGCTTTTATATTCTCTGTCTTTTCATGAAACTCATTCATTCTTGTACCCTTCTGGGAGAGCTTCGGGTCTCTCAAGCATTGTACCATCTTCAGGACCAGGATTTCCTGTAATTATCTCCCAGTGGTTCTGATCTTCTTCAACTTTGTGGGAGTCCAGATAATTGTGACAAATTACTTCAAATTCTCTTCCAAAATAAGACCTGCAAAGTCAAAAGAGAGGGGATAGGCAGGGAGAATTAATATATGTACCAATTCAGCAAATCTTCATTACTTGTGAATTGTTCaagattttctcatttttctcttggCTTGCTCAGAATCATCACCATGCACTTTCAAATAACAGATCCTTACAAGAAACACAATAACCCACTTTGTTTCCTATGAATAATTTAGGAACTTGAAATCCAAGACAAATGCCACCTTTCTCACCTCAGAGCTAAAAGGAGCCCCAGCAGAAAAAGGCCCTGATACACCAACTCAATATGTACAAGCTGGTTAAGCCCTCATCCTCACTTCTCTCTGACTGAGGAAGACTCTGGCTACTCAACTTTTTTAGCCTCAAACTTTCAGACCTTTCAGCCTCAAAAATCTTATACAAATCTGCAGTCTTGCTAAGAAGTTAATGGGAAACATTGGTATACTCTTAGCAGTGTTTAATCAATATTAATTTAATGCATGTGTATTAACTGGAATTGTTGGATTAACTTCAATTTGTAGAGACATTGATTCAGATGGACATAAGCACACAGAGTTTTAAGCAGTGTGGTTTTATTCAGTTCCCTTGTTCCTTACACTTCGTAATatatcatttttttccttcaaaagtaACATAAACAACTGACATTGCCCAAGATATTCAAAGGGAGAACCACCAAGAAACTAGAGAAAACTAAAAGCATGATATGataatagaaaaggaaaaaaaaaaaatccaaacaactaAGACTGAGCCAACTGTCAGCGGCAACACAGTGGCCAAAATGTAACATAAGGGAAAGAAGAATGGCATTCTGCATTCCTCTCCATTTCCTCAGTGTGTTCCTAAAGCACCTCTACTGCTCCTTACAGTAATTCTTGATGTTGGCACATCCCtgtgcacagccctgccagctgtAAGTTATCCTTACCACACACAGAAGGTCCTTGGAATGGCGAGGTTGCGATTGGTATAGCAATGAGTAATAATAATTTTAGTttctgtctggaaaaaaaagaacaagggaAGACACTTGACAAAcgtttttaaacaaatattgtGAATAAAGACTGTCTTTAACAATTAGATAAATTTGACTTTGTTTATTAGTGAGCTGATTTCATGTAAATGAGTCTCAGTTCACGGCTGTAGAGGAACAGTTGTATTTGTGATACTCTGCTGTACACCAGCACTTCAGGAAGTCTAGCAGTTATGTGGTACAGGAAAATGCTGTATTTGCAAAAggttaaaaatatttggaaaatcaTCCACTTATGGAGATGCCTTGAGAATTTTATTAGACATTTAATCTACTGGAGCTGTTATTTAATCACATCTCCAAATATTGGAAATGGAATCTAGTGTCTCAAAAGGCCTGAAAAACAGGTAAGTACTGCACCCTCACATGATAAATGTCaaccttttaaaatttctgatgagaaaaactgaacaagtCAACCTCAAAATGAACACCAGAAACAAGTATTTGTATAAGCAGATTCCCTAATTAAAGAGATtgttccttccctctcccccttcctAAACATCAAGGTCAGAACTGGCATAAAGGAAATATGTGAATAAAAtggataacttttttttttctcaataatCCACCTGTTTCAATGAAATTTTCATAACATTTCCTACAGTTTTAATTTCTTACAGGAACTGGACATCCCTCATATTCAAGACGCAGCTGTGGATCCAAGGGCTTAGCTTGCCAGAAAGTCAAATAGGAAAGCTCAGCTGTCAAAAAGACTTTCTGAAGGCGAGATTTTTTAGCAAATTCTCGAAATGTTTTGTGGTCACTTGCTAGATaaaactgtaaataaaaatatgtattaatgATGGTGTTAATGTCAAAGAAACAAGATACgtcattttaaaacatatttttgaaCAAAAAACTTTTCTCTTGGCTCCTGACAGAGCAGTCTTCCCAGCTAAAATTATGCAGGCAAAACCCATAGGATAGATTCTATGCTGTTGATAAACTCATTAAGTAGTTATTCTATATGCAGATTAGTGAATACTAACTTAAAATTGAATTTacattccaaatattttttatatcaCCAGAGTGACtgctgagaaggaaaaatttTTCAAAGTTGTGTTGATTTATTTTGCATGCATACATACAGGTAATactttatttgcttttaatttgcaGAGGGAAAGAATGTTACCATTTAATAGAAATCTGCTCCCTTGGAATGATAGAATAGCGCCTGACTTTGTATTCCTGCTATAGATTATCTTCATAAGAAAGGAAATCTCATCCTGGAGTTTCACAGAacattctgagttggaaggacccacaggaatcaagtccaactcttaagtgaattgttcaaagtaaaaaaaaccctaaaatctcCTTGATGAATTCTTTAATGATTCACAGTCTAACcgtgatttctttttctttccttttttagaTCTCCTTTATTCAGTTGTTCTGGCTAACAGCCCCCTTGGTCTGCACACCTGATCTCAGGCAAGTAGCATAAACTTTCTAATTAGGTAATTGATCTATGCATGATTCTGAGCCTGTTGTGTGAAGTTAAGATGTTGAACCACTGTACAGCTTTATCTATCTATACTTAGATAAGGATTCAATGCATGTTATCAGTATATGCTACCACTGCCATTTGCAATTTTATTGCCTTACCATTTTGTCAGAAATCCCTCCTTTTGTCCCAATAAGGAAGTTTTGCCCATATCTAAGTGGTTCGCCCACTGCACTTCCATCAACACTGTTAAAatagcaaaaaggaaaaaagatacaTTCAAATAATCAGTTTTACTAttatttaggggttttttgtccGTTTTGGTCTACAGTTAGATGTTGTTTTGTGAACAATATTTTGTATTGTTTACTTTCTAAAATAGGTTAAATATCTTAACCTAGGGCAGAGGCTTTGACTATTGAGCAGGACTctgttcttctctttcttctccaacaaacagcagcaattaaatatatatttgagAGAGAGAATATGCTGGGTTTTTAGGACAACAGAACCATGTCCACTTCatggaaagcaaaagcaatGACACATATTTCTGCTTGCAGGAGAGTGAATATTAATAGTAGTGGTATTTGGACATGTTTTGTCTGCAACTGGAATATGAGCATAATAAAAACAGCTGCAGAATTTACCAAATGATACAGTGAACTGGATTCTGTTATCACACCTAAGCTGATTTAGAGGTCCTTGAAATTAATCAGAGTATTATGCAGCATAGAATCAAGCATAATGCATGACTGAATACTCCTTCTTAAGTAAATTAAATTTACTCAAATTCCTTTGTATATTAGCAAACATCGCTGCCTATTTCCCAAAACAAGGTAGCTAAAGCTAAAATAATAGCTGAAAACAAGTCAGAATAAAGTACCAGACCTTACAATACAGAAAGCATTTCGACCCATAGGGTCCACGCTCTTGACTGCACTAAGTCCATGTGAGATCTGCAGGGGTTCATCTGAGTACAGGGATACTTCATCCATGTCAACAGCCAGAGTCACATCACCAGAGATTTCGGGCTCCCTCTCCTTCGAGGATTCCTTGTCTGGGTTCATAAGCAACACAGTGTCTCCAAAGTGAACAAATCCATCAGAAGATACCGACAGCTCTACCTAAATTAAAATTTACACAGTATTTTACAGCATTAGCTGAACCTCATATCAGAAGTATTTTAGCACATAAATTCTGTAGCATTCTTAGTGCACAATAAGAGCTATGCCATTCCATGGGGGGTCATGGGGGGATGAACACAACCCTCTTTAAAAATTACCTTCTTGAAAACACTCTCTTGAAGTCTGGCCAATCTCTGTCCTAAAAGTTGTCCTTGTTCCCTCTTACGGATAAAATCCCTCAGGCGCTCCTGTTGGCAAAGGAGAGAGGAGCAGACGTGTTAGCCAGCACCCAAAATCTCGCGTCTGAAGTGGATTTAGAGAGCAGGGGGGCAGCCTGGCGAGGCCTGGGGTGGCGGTACCTCCTCCGCCAGTTCCTCCTCCAGCCAGTTCCCCACGCGGACCCCGAGCCTGTAGGAGGCcatggccgggccgggccgcgtcCCGCGTCGCCATGGCGACCGCGCTGCGCCGCGATTGGCCAGCCGGGGcggaggggcggggccgcgattGGCCAGCCCAGGGCGGGAGGGGCTGCGATTGGCCAGCCCGGGGCGGGAGGGGCTGCGATTGGCCAGCCCGGGGAGGGCGGGGCAAGGGGCGGGGCCTGAGCGGCGCCGGGGAcgaggggccgtgaggggccggGAATCGCGGAGTgcctgaggggggaaaaggtgtTTCGCATCATCCCGTCCCACCGTGAATCGAACACTGTCAGGTCCGCGCTCAACCGTGtcccccaagtgccacatctgcacatCTTTTAAATGCCTCCggggtggtgactccaccactgccctgggcagcttgttccagtgcctgagagCCCTTTTCGGTGTATCGGTTTCCGGTCTGAACTTCAGCGGAGCGGTCTGAACTTCAGCGGAGCAACCtggggctgtttcctcttgttgTACCACTTAACATTTCGGTCTCTTCTCGCCAGTAGTAAGAACAGCTCAGTCCAGTGCTCCTCCTCGGGCTCTTGCCTTTTACAGTCCATGTTAGACAAAGAGGTGCATCAGCTTAACACAGCGAAGGAGTTCGCTCCCTTATCACTGCACTGCTGGTGAATACTGTGAATCATAGAGTAATTTGCGTGGAAAGGGACCCTTAGAATCATCTCTTTTCAGCCCTCCCCTGCTGTTGACAGGGCCACCTTCACCAGACCTGGTTTCTCAAAGCCCCGTCCGACCTGGCCTtgaacccttccagggatggggcagccacagcttctctgagcaacctgtgccagtgttttaccaccctcattgtaaaaaacttCTTTGTTATGCTTAGTGCGAGCGAATGCATCAGGTGAATGTTTTGGTTGcaaatgttttggtttgttaTTATCTTTGTTTGGAATCTACATGGCAAGTTAAGCTAAGTGACTATGCCgtgtgtttatttattttccaggtAGGCTAAGCCAATGATCTTCAGAGATGGTGTAGATCCTTGCACAACACATTTAATCCCGTTACAACTGTCACAGTTTTCTTGTAAGCTTGCTGTTGTATGGTTTCAATGCTGGACAACTTACAAAGATTAAAAGAGAATGGTTTTTTTGCATGGGCAGCTGGGCTACATGTTATCATCAGGCAATTTTGACAGCAATTCACATGAAACTTGGCTcttgtctgtttgttttttaaccCAAATGTTATTACTCAGAAAGTTACCTAGCACATCCCAAACCTTTTAAGGACCAGATGCAATCCATTTTTGTTCAAATAGCACCACTCAGTGTTCAGTTCTGGTAAGTGACATTTTCCTGCACCCCGCTCTGTTGGCAGCAAAGCTGAAACTGTTCAattaaaataaggaagaaactTTGTTCATCTTAGCTGAATGCCAAAAGCCAAACAcctttttcttgtttcagaATGAAGCCACTTAAATCAATATTCAGTAATGTATCATTGTTATAAAACCATCTATTATACTTAGCCGTGTCATTAAGAGCACGTGCACTGTCTTGCTGTGCATGTAGCTAATATACAGAATTCACAGCAAGCTTCCATCGTTTTGTAGCCTTATGCACTGTGTGTACTTGGTTACATATACATTCTGATGCAGAGAGAAGTATTTGTACTAAAACACAGTTGTGCACAGAAATATCTCCAAGCATCTCTTAGCAGGACTATCCTTGTCACCTGGAAGGATTTAATTTCTCATTACATAGCATTTcctgaaaacaaacaagaagaGCTCCCTATAAACATGTTCGAAAATTGAACATCTTCCCTGCAGGAAAGGTTACAGGCCTATTCAGCTCAGCTCAGTTTCCTTTTGAGCAGATAAAATCTGTGTTTACTCCTAACAGTTGTTTGCTGTATTAAATGGTGTGAAGAAAAGCTGTGCTTGTGGAAGAATTGATCGATGTTTTGTGTGTAAAGTTATGGCAGAATACAAATTGACCAGAATTAAAGGTCTATGTGATTTATTGAAAACAATAGTATTAccccttttggtttttttaagtcaCTGTTAGGTAAAATTATAGCAATCTGCTTTCAGAGACTCTTCTCCTACTGTCTGGAGTTACAGATCTTTTACCCTTTTTatcttctctttctgtttttttttaatgaaagggaACTAGATGGttgagaaaaccccaaaaagcacaTAGAGTTGCCTAAGCCATTAGTTTACATAAAAGGCTGGCCTGGTTGGACTTTTAATTGCCTTAAGCTTGTCAGAAATATGTGAGCTAGAGCAtgttttaaatactttaaattatACAAGCACTGGAATATAGCAGAAGTACAAATTATCATGTTTGGTCCAATCAGGCTAAAAGGACAAGGTCTGAACGGGTGTGAACATATATTAAGTCCATGAAAGATGAATGCAATCTTATTTAGAGAAAGTGGCAGagcaaaaaatactaaaaataagtCATCAAATGACACATGTGTTGGATGAGAATGTTTTTAATACCTGCCTTTTCTGCCTTGGGAGCGTGTctatgaatttttttcctgttttcttttctttttccttttgaaaattgTGGGTATGCCAAGCTTGATTAACAGTACAGACTAAATAATACTGCACAGGAGGAAAATGTTCTCTGGAACAATTTGTCTCCTTTCATCTTATTATTTTACACTAGCATTATTCTGACACATGCTATGAATCAGTTTTCTTCACTGTTATTAGGTTTCTGGCTATTAAAGTGATTCATCTGCTTGGTAATAATACAACTACAGTTTCTTATTCTAACCTAGTCTCCAAACACTCCTCTGTtcacaaaaaaaagggaattaagTTGTTTATGTGATATGATTTAAGGATTGTTGTTTTGCCACTTGTGGAGATGCCTTCAGTTTTGGCTGTGAATTCAGTGTGGAGTTTTCCTGTAATGCTTGCTGCTGAGAAGCAATAAACCTGTTCATGGTACATTATTTTCTGAACTGTAGCAATCTATTAAACAGATCTTTCAGTCTACCTTTTACAAGAAAGGGGAGCAGGATTCCCGTGGGTCATATTGGCGGTAAGTTTGCTGATAAAGTGATGAGTGGAAAGTTACCCTATATGGAATCTGGTTAAAGACATCCAAAATGGCTATTATTGCTCATTTAGTGTTTTATAACCAAAAGATTCTGTtggagaaggagggaaggggaaagagaaTAATTTGCAATGTGTCTAAGACCACCAAATGCTTGCCAATTAGTTTGGATTGAGTTATCCACATCTCCATGGTGTTTTCTACTGGTTTCTAATTTAGACTTGTACAGAGCATTCCCTTTAGAGAAATTGTATAATGAATATTTTCTCTTCAAATTGAGCTGTTCCATCATGACTGACTGTGCCAGCTATTTGAAGATTTTCTCCTCTGCCTGGCTGAATTTCGTTCAGCAGATGAACTTGAAAAACCACTAGAGTTCTGTATCTCTCAGAAAAATATTGTCATTTCAGAATTAGTAATTTATGAAAAGAATATAGAAATTTTAAAGTATGATTCCAAGAAATAACACTGTATTTTTTCAGAGTTCTGTATTAACTCTGAATAAGCTAAAATACTTTCATCAGCAAGAAATAATTCAGCTGAGAACTCTGGTGATTGTTAGTGTGAGCAGACACACAATTAACAAAGGTCTTCTATTCTTATAAGAAGAATATTATATTTATCTCTTCACAGAACTGTGCACTGTGTATGTCTACCCTTAGGCAatttaaaaatgcttattttcCAAGCTGTGGAGTATTTCTCCAAGGTATCATGACCAGAACACTGAGACTGGCCATGTCATTGGCTAAGGAAATGTCTCAGCTGACTTCTTTTAAGAACTGCTCACCAGGGATCTACTTGAAGAGACTTATGATGTTCACCCACTTGCAAAGTATTGAGTGCATTGCATGTGCTGAACTGCAGAGTTCTGTCATCAGCCACAGGCACTGACACAAAATCATTGTGCCTGAGGCGTGGTCCTGTTTATAATGGGTGGAAATCAGGTCACTGTCTCTCTTGGTTACTGATCTGTTTAAACTTCAGTTTCCATGAATACTCACACTCGAGATTTTGAAATTTGCTTTTTGTTAACAATTTTTGTATGTAAAAAGCAATAGTGTGATTGtctgtagagaaaaaaaaaaatagccctAAACTCCATGACTTAAGCTGACTTTGACTGTGTGGGTTGTTCAGGCATAAAGTCCTGCCAATGTGAACATACTGCTCCTGAAGCTGGAAGGCAGCATTTCTGCATGACCTCTTGTGACCCAGATCATTCTGTTTGTTCCCACTTCGGGGCTATCTATAGACAGTGCTCAGGGTTGGTGTTTGCTTCCCATTTTAGCCTTGCCTGCAGCATGATCCCTCTCCTTTATTGTGAATTGCCCGTTGGATCAATCATTGCCCCGTGATGTCACTTTCCT is a window of Aphelocoma coerulescens isolate FSJ_1873_10779 chromosome 10, UR_Acoe_1.0, whole genome shotgun sequence DNA encoding:
- the CFAP161 gene encoding cilia- and flagella-associated protein 161 isoform X1, with translation MASYRLGVRVGNWLEEELAEEERLRDFIRKREQGQLLGQRLARLQESVFKKVELSVSSDGFVHFGDTVLLMNPDKESSKEREPEISGDVTLAVDMDEVSLYSDEPLQISHGLSAVKSVDPMGRNAFCIVSVDGSAVGEPLRYGQNFLIGTKGGISDKMFYLASDHKTFREFAKKSRLQKVFLTAELSYLTFWQAKPLDPQLRLEYEGCPVPTETKIIITHCYTNRNLAIPRTFCVWSYFGREFEVICHNYLDSHKVEEDQNHWEIITGNPGPEDGTMLERPEALPEGYKNE
- the CFAP161 gene encoding cilia- and flagella-associated protein 161 isoform X2 — its product is MASYRLGVRVGNWLEEELAEEERLRDFIRKREQGQLLGQRLARLQESVFKKVELSVSSDGFVHFGDTVLLMNPDKESSKEREPEISGDVTLAVDMDEVSLYSDEPLQISHGLSAVKSVDPMGRNAFCIVSVDGSAVGEPLRYGQNFLIGTKGGISDKMTETKIIITHCYTNRNLAIPRTFCVWSYFGREFEVICHNYLDSHKVEEDQNHWEIITGNPGPEDGTMLERPEALPEGYKNE